Proteins encoded together in one Oncorhynchus mykiss isolate Arlee chromosome 7, USDA_OmykA_1.1, whole genome shotgun sequence window:
- the LOC110527881 gene encoding arg8-vasotocin receptor: MTFFSPNISNRSLETELAENLSRDERLARVEIALLSIIFFSGAILNFGLLFVLWKRRKQLSRMRVFVFHLCLADLVVTFFQVCPQLMWDVTDRFFGPDVLCRLVKYLQVVGMFASTYMIVVMTIDRYQAICNPMVTFQRRRARWNVPVCVAWSVSLIGSLPQVFIFSRVQIAPGVYDCWADFIKPWGLKAYVTWTTLVIFVLPILTVIVCQVRICRAVQINFHMKTQQVSTFLAKPLPSRASSVAGVSKARIKTVKMTLVIVLAYIICWTPFFTVQLWSVWDVQAPTESKSCSICISKKSLLLSHVLIPGLQLYLQCMFTIVYVLGILAPPPICIKEYKYIRML; encoded by the coding sequence ATGACTTTCTTTAGTCCAAATATTAGTAATAGAAGTTTGGAAACGGAATTGGCCGAGAATTTGTCCCGGGATGAACGCTTGGCTCGAGTTGAAATAGCCCTTTTAAGCATAATATTTTTCAGTGGAGCAATCTTAAATTTTGGACTGCTATTTGTGCTGTGGAAGAGGAGGAAGCAGCTGTCGAGGATGCGCGTCTTTGTTTTTCACCTTTGCCTGGCAGACCTTGTTGTCACATTTTTCCAAGTTTGTCCGCAGCTGATGTGGGATGTAACGGACAGATTCTTCGGTCCTGACGTGTTGTGCCGCCTGGTGAAATACCTGCAGGTCGTTGGCATGTTTGCCTCCACTTACATGATTGTAGTGATGACCATTGATCGCTATCAAGCAATCTGTAATCCAATGGTTACTTTCCAGAGGCGGAGAGCGCGCTGGAACGTGCCTGTGTGCGTTGCTTGGTCTGTATCCCTCATCGGGAGTCTCCCTCAAGTGTTCATCTTCTCCCGAGTTCAAATCGCGCCTGGTGTCTATGACTGCTGGGCTGACTTCATCAAACCGTGGGGGCTAAAAGCTTACGTGACCTGGACCACTCTGGTGatatttgtcttgcccattttaACTGTTATCGTGTGCCAGGTGCGTATTTGCCGAGCTGTTCAAATCAACTTTCACATGAAAACTCAACAAGTATCGACATTTCTCGCCAAACCGCTGCCCTCCAGGGCAAGTAGCGTTGCTGGGGTGTCCAAAGCCAGGATCAAGACCGTGAAGATGACTTTGGTCATTGTTCTTGCCTACATTATCTGTTGGACTCCTTTCTTCACTGTCCAGCTGTGGTCCGTCTGGGATGTCCAAGCACCCACTGAGAGTAAGAGCTGTTCAATCTGTATATCTAAGAAATCCCTCCTTTTGTCACACGTTTTAATACCTGGATTACAACTTTACTTGCAATGTATGTTTACTATAGTTTATGTACTTGGCATTTTGGCGCCACCTCCTATATGTATTAAGGAATATAAATACATTAGGATGCTTTAG